In a genomic window of Alphaproteobacteria bacterium:
- a CDS encoding HEAT repeat domain-containing protein, whose product MTRYKNLTTKVLIEAAYKEENEDDFWEMILDLSSRASDTELAASLDLIKSDDPIYRQIGAQILSRLDPGKKTYHEQAIEALIPLLSDKDEDVIEVAAFGLGHRRDTRNVPHLLKFIEHPNPNIRHGVVMALTGLEDPAALDALIKLSADSDYDTRNWATFGLGQQCDVDTPEIRKALRERLSDEDSEIRGEALIGLAKRKDAQVKQAIIKELTGEFLGSLAIEAAGLLGDPDFIPLLEEIKQAEKDNLPDSMLRDIEEAIEICTKKAITKGKK is encoded by the coding sequence ATGACTCGATATAAAAACCTGACAACAAAAGTACTCATAGAAGCAGCTTATAAAGAGGAAAACGAGGATGACTTTTGGGAAATGATCCTTGATCTCAGTTCCCGCGCCTCTGACACCGAACTGGCTGCTTCTTTGGATTTGATAAAATCAGACGATCCTATTTATAGACAAATCGGCGCTCAGATTCTTTCCCGGCTTGACCCGGGAAAGAAGACTTATCACGAACAGGCTATCGAGGCACTTATCCCGCTGTTAAGTGATAAAGACGAAGATGTAATCGAGGTCGCTGCCTTTGGCTTGGGCCATCGTCGGGACACAAGAAACGTCCCACATCTTTTGAAGTTTATTGAGCACCCGAACCCCAACATACGACATGGCGTTGTTATGGCATTAACCGGATTGGAAGATCCTGCGGCACTAGACGCTCTGATAAAGCTTTCCGCCGATAGCGATTATGATACACGAAATTGGGCAACGTTCGGCCTTGGTCAACAGTGCGACGTAGATACGCCGGAAATTCGCAAAGCCTTAAGGGAAAGATTGTCTGACGAAGACTCCGAAATAAGAGGAGAAGCACTGATCGGCCTTGCCAAGAGAAAAGACGCTCAGGTTAAACAAGCGATAATAAAGGAGCTAACAGGTGAGTTTCTCGGCTCATTGGCAATAGAGGCAGCCGGTCTCTTGGGAGACCCGGACTTTATTCCCCTTCTGGAGGAAATAAAACAGGCCGAAAAGGATAATCTCCCTGACTCTATGCTTCGAGACATAGAAGAAGCGATAGAAATATGCACTAAAAAGGCGATAACTAAAGGCAAAAAATGA
- a CDS encoding aldo/keto reductase, translating to MHYRPLGRTGINVSLICLGTMTWGRQNSEAEGHAQMDYALERGVNFFDTAEMYAVPPNAETFGKTEQIIGTWFKAKKNRDKVVLATKVAGPGLPWVRGGKAKIDRENILEAVEGSLKRLQTDYIDLYQLHWPNRGSYAFNQLWTYTPKFDSKKIEDNFLEVLETLGELVKAGKIRHAGLSNETAWGTMKWLRLSEDKSLPRMASIQNEYSLLYRLFEPDMHEVAMAEDIGLLAWSPLATGMISGKYLGGKRPKGSRWTLLAGGSARDTEQANKAVKAYMGVAKKHRLDVCQMALAFVNSRPFVTSNIIGATSMTQLKSNIDSINLTLGPEVLADIDTVRRDFPIPY from the coding sequence ATGCATTACCGCCCTCTTGGACGCACCGGGATTAACGTCAGCCTGATCTGCCTGGGTACCATGACGTGGGGCCGGCAGAACAGCGAGGCCGAGGGCCATGCCCAGATGGATTATGCACTGGAGCGGGGCGTGAATTTCTTCGATACCGCCGAGATGTACGCCGTGCCGCCGAATGCGGAGACTTTCGGCAAAACCGAGCAGATTATCGGGACTTGGTTCAAGGCCAAGAAGAACCGGGACAAAGTTGTTCTGGCGACCAAGGTGGCAGGACCGGGGTTGCCGTGGGTGCGCGGCGGGAAGGCCAAGATCGACCGGGAAAACATTCTGGAGGCGGTCGAGGGTAGCCTCAAGCGGCTGCAAACCGATTATATCGATCTTTACCAGTTGCACTGGCCGAACCGGGGGTCTTATGCCTTTAACCAGCTCTGGACCTATACGCCCAAGTTCGATTCCAAAAAGATTGAGGATAATTTCCTTGAAGTGCTGGAGACTCTCGGGGAACTGGTCAAGGCCGGGAAAATCCGCCATGCGGGCCTGTCCAATGAAACGGCGTGGGGAACCATGAAGTGGCTGCGGCTCTCGGAGGACAAGTCCCTGCCCCGCATGGCGTCGATTCAGAATGAATACAGTCTGCTTTATCGTCTGTTCGAACCGGATATGCATGAAGTCGCGATGGCGGAGGATATCGGGTTGCTGGCGTGGTCACCGCTGGCCACGGGCATGATCAGTGGAAAATACCTGGGCGGCAAGCGGCCCAAGGGGTCGCGCTGGACGTTGCTGGCTGGTGGCTCCGCACGGGATACCGAGCAAGCCAATAAAGCGGTCAAGGCCTATATGGGGGTGGCAAAAAAGCACAGGCTGGATGTTTGCCAGATGGCGCTGGCGTTCGTAAATTCCCGGCCCTTCGTGACGTCGAACATCATCGGGGCGACAAGCATGACGCAGCTTAAGAGCAATATCGATTCGATCAATCTTACGCTCGGCCCCGAAGTGCTTGCGGATATCGACACCGTTAGACGGGACTTCCCGATTCCTTACTAA
- a CDS encoding type IV secretion protein DotN, producing the protein MDRIPITLGLSKFTGRSKKKKEGAGDSGSSSAREAVSKDLKQTIFERDGFSCRCCGFQSKKYQEVIQVNGDVADISEGNLATVCIFCHQCFNLDQVGVMKSGVLLWLPEIDQADLHHMARAIYVARISQGPIAEAARKALDGLMKRRDPIRKRIGTDDAYTLATVLKDYLSDHHYGIRAQKLEGVKLFPLDRRIIKEADLEFNQFPQILAYWRSKDGPFGGKPPQQWFSIYNSIHSS; encoded by the coding sequence GTGGATCGTATACCGATCACTTTGGGGCTTTCCAAGTTTACCGGAAGGTCAAAAAAGAAAAAGGAGGGAGCCGGAGATTCCGGCTCCTCTTCTGCTAGAGAGGCTGTATCGAAAGACCTTAAGCAAACAATATTCGAACGCGATGGTTTTTCTTGTAGGTGCTGCGGGTTCCAGTCAAAGAAATATCAGGAAGTCATCCAGGTTAATGGTGACGTGGCGGATATCAGTGAGGGCAACCTCGCCACGGTGTGTATTTTTTGTCACCAGTGCTTTAACCTAGATCAAGTCGGAGTTATGAAGTCGGGTGTTTTGTTGTGGCTACCTGAGATTGATCAAGCTGATCTCCATCATATGGCCCGCGCTATTTATGTTGCTCGAATTTCTCAGGGACCGATCGCAGAGGCTGCCCGAAAAGCTCTGGATGGACTTATGAAAAGAAGGGATCCTATTCGTAAGAGAATTGGAACTGATGACGCTTATACCCTCGCAACGGTTTTGAAGGATTATCTAAGCGACCATCACTACGGTATCCGCGCCCAGAAACTTGAGGGTGTCAAGCTTTTTCCACTTGATCGCCGTATTATTAAGGAAGCAGATCTTGAATTTAATCAGTTTCCTCAAATTCTTGCCTATTGGCGTTCAAAGGACGGGCCTTTCGGCGGCAAGCCTCCACAGCAATGGTTCAGTATTTATAACAGCATTCATAGCAGTTAA
- a CDS encoding type IV secretion protein DotH encodes MKNKTSNFNFLLVGVASCLSAGAFFVSATFAFPAHAQEDGGASPTSEVEDAAGGLGSPAVDDDSSGDGALEDGGLSDLEDGVGGGESAEVVGQDSDKNDAPDESVLESMPALDVENPEKDPFEFEEDEGLDEFQKTSEQLEDDFRKGAFQAALNRILPLRPNEIRTLLERLDRTVESTETPVHPYPRPESVVQNISLDPGSPPLTIKLAFGYVTSISMVDSSGSPWPIEDISWVGNFAIQSDGKADLVNMVRVSAQNDFGHGNMSMKMVGLDTPIIFTLETNRDIVYYRFDAVIPGNGPFAKAPLMQPGVTLAAGDVDMSAALSGVMPKEAVKLSVTGVDGRTSAFKYNNYTYVRTPLTLLSPGWESSVSSADGTRVYALADAPVLLLSDKGRMVRAYLSEREELLDE; translated from the coding sequence ATGAAAAATAAAACATCGAATTTTAATTTCTTATTAGTTGGGGTCGCCAGTTGCTTGTCTGCTGGTGCCTTCTTTGTTTCTGCAACCTTTGCGTTTCCGGCTCACGCGCAGGAGGATGGGGGCGCATCTCCAACCTCTGAGGTCGAGGATGCCGCAGGGGGATTAGGCTCTCCAGCCGTCGACGACGATTCTTCTGGTGATGGGGCTCTTGAAGATGGCGGCCTTTCCGATCTGGAAGATGGAGTCGGCGGTGGCGAGTCGGCAGAGGTTGTCGGCCAGGATAGTGATAAGAATGATGCTCCTGATGAGAGTGTGCTTGAGTCTATGCCAGCTCTCGATGTTGAAAATCCTGAGAAGGATCCTTTTGAATTTGAGGAAGATGAGGGTCTTGATGAATTTCAGAAAACCTCCGAGCAGCTTGAGGATGATTTCAGAAAGGGTGCTTTTCAAGCTGCTCTTAACAGAATTCTTCCTTTGCGGCCAAATGAAATTCGAACCCTGCTTGAGCGCTTGGACAGGACTGTAGAGTCTACCGAGACGCCTGTTCATCCTTATCCCAGGCCTGAGAGTGTAGTTCAGAACATCTCCCTTGATCCTGGAAGCCCCCCTCTTACCATAAAGCTAGCCTTCGGGTATGTTACCAGCATCAGTATGGTCGACAGCTCCGGGTCACCTTGGCCTATTGAGGATATTTCGTGGGTTGGCAACTTTGCAATTCAGAGTGACGGGAAGGCTGATCTTGTGAATATGGTGCGGGTTTCAGCACAGAACGATTTCGGTCACGGCAATATGTCCATGAAGATGGTTGGTCTTGATACCCCTATTATTTTCACTCTGGAGACCAACAGGGATATTGTCTATTACCGTTTTGATGCTGTTATTCCTGGTAACGGGCCCTTTGCCAAAGCTCCCCTTATGCAGCCCGGTGTGACTTTGGCGGCCGGAGATGTTGATATGTCGGCGGCTTTATCCGGGGTTATGCCTAAGGAAGCTGTGAAGCTTTCCGTTACCGGCGTAGACGGCCGTACAAGCGCTTTTAAGTATAATAACTATACTTACGTGCGGACACCTTTGACGCTTTTGTCGCCCGGCTGGGAGAGTTCAGTGTCGTCCGCTGATGGGACTAGAGTTTATGCGCTTGCCGATGCCCCTGTCCTTCTGTTGTCCGATAAAGGGCGTATGGTTCGTGCTTATCTTTCTGAGCGTGAGGAGTTGCTAGATGAATGA
- a CDS encoding type IVB secretion system apparatus protein IcmL/DotI: MLGKITKKHPPSEPQTTEAGADAEPEADTSGLGTVVIRNEFYRDGYRSLLKLTLIQSLIILGLIGAMYYVIYAHQPEHRYFATTEDGRLVPMVPLNQPNLSAPALMSWVAQASTEVMTFGFSDYRRRLQEASRNFTKRGWESFTQALQRSRIIEMVEVNQQVLTAAPKGAPILESEGLVAGRYQWVVQVPLILTYQSGARTQNTGLLVTVVVVRVPRLESPNGVGIEQWVAVPR; this comes from the coding sequence ATGCTAGGCAAAATCACTAAAAAACACCCCCCCTCGGAGCCGCAAACAACTGAGGCAGGGGCTGATGCTGAGCCTGAGGCCGACACCTCCGGGTTGGGTACCGTGGTCATACGGAATGAGTTTTACAGGGACGGCTACCGGAGCCTTCTTAAGCTTACGCTCATACAGAGCCTTATTATCTTAGGCCTAATTGGCGCGATGTATTATGTCATCTACGCCCACCAGCCCGAGCATCGATATTTTGCGACAACAGAGGACGGTCGCCTTGTTCCTATGGTCCCCCTTAATCAACCCAACCTTAGCGCTCCAGCGCTCATGTCTTGGGTTGCCCAAGCCTCCACCGAGGTCATGACTTTCGGATTTAGCGATTACCGCCGGAGGCTCCAAGAGGCGTCGCGTAATTTTACCAAGCGCGGATGGGAGAGCTTTACACAAGCACTTCAACGATCAAGAATTATTGAAATGGTGGAAGTCAATCAGCAGGTTCTTACCGCCGCCCCCAAAGGTGCCCCCATTCTTGAATCTGAAGGGCTGGTTGCTGGCCGCTACCAGTGGGTGGTTCAGGTTCCACTGATTTTAACTTATCAATCCGGAGCCCGCACACAGAATACGGGACTGCTCGTAACGGTTGTTGTTGTTCGCGTCCCCCGCCTTGAAAGCCCCAATGGTGTGGGTATTGAGCAATGGGTCGCGGTTCCCCGCTAA